The following coding sequences are from one Pseudonocardia sp. EC080619-01 window:
- a CDS encoding SDR family NAD(P)-dependent oxidoreductase, with protein MGGVLSVLDTVLDRTLVPGYSRIGHLIRRRTWSGGRADPPRGALAGRTALVTGAGGGLGEAMATGLVRLGATVHLLVRSPDKGRAAQDRIVAAVPGLSRDRLPVQVCDLGELADVRAFATRFATEVEALDLLVHNAGLLPKERSETSEGNELTLAVHVLGPLLLTRLLADTLAAGAERSGTDSRVVVVSSGGMYAQPLRDDDLQFTRGDYGGTAAYARTKRMQVVLTGQLAEELGPRGITVHAMHPGWARTPGVTGSLPLFDAVVGPVLRTPAQGADTVVWLAAAPSSEIGTGRFWHDRAARPAHYLGRTRETAEQRERFRAEVDRLTG; from the coding sequence ATCGGTGGTGTGCTGAGCGTGCTGGACACCGTCCTCGACCGCACCCTGGTCCCGGGCTACTCGAGGATCGGCCACCTGATCCGCCGACGGACCTGGTCCGGGGGCCGGGCCGACCCCCCGCGCGGGGCGCTGGCCGGCCGCACGGCGCTGGTCACCGGCGCCGGTGGCGGTCTGGGGGAGGCCATGGCGACCGGGCTGGTCCGGCTCGGCGCCACCGTGCACCTGCTGGTCCGGTCACCGGACAAGGGACGGGCGGCGCAGGACCGCATCGTCGCCGCCGTCCCCGGCCTGTCCCGGGACCGGCTGCCGGTGCAGGTCTGCGACCTGGGGGAGCTGGCCGACGTCCGCGCCTTCGCCACCCGCTTCGCCACCGAGGTCGAGGCGCTGGACCTGCTCGTGCACAACGCGGGCCTGCTGCCGAAGGAGCGCTCCGAGACCTCCGAGGGCAACGAGCTGACGCTCGCCGTGCACGTCCTCGGGCCGCTGCTCCTGACCCGGCTGCTCGCGGACACGCTCGCCGCGGGTGCGGAGCGCTCGGGCACCGACTCGCGGGTGGTCGTCGTGTCGTCGGGCGGGATGTACGCGCAGCCGCTGCGCGACGACGACCTCCAGTTCACCCGCGGCGACTACGGCGGCACCGCCGCCTACGCGCGCACCAAGCGGATGCAGGTCGTCCTCACCGGGCAGCTCGCCGAGGAGCTGGGGCCGCGCGGGATCACGGTGCACGCGATGCATCCGGGCTGGGCCCGGACACCGGGCGTCACCGGGTCGCTGCCGCTGTTCGACGCGGTCGTCGGGCCGGTGCTGCGGACCCCCGCCCAGGGCGCGGACACGGTCGTCTGGCTGGCCGCGGCGCCGTCGTCGGAGATCGGGACGGGCCGGTTCTGGCACGATCGGGCCGCCCGCCCCGCGCACTACCTCGGACGGACCCGGGAGACCGCGGAGCAGCGGGAACGGTTCCGCGCCGAGGTCGACCGCCTCACCGGGTGA
- a CDS encoding SsgA family sporulation/cell division regulator, producing MTSDSIQQDVFTVLHGQASPIVSRWAYRASDPFAISFSVRRSTDRWIEWLVARDLVIEGLTTPTGIGDIRMAPRRVDGYDVVEIEIRSDGGSAVLEVDRDLLAQFVDATLEIVDLGEENDHLDIDTAIARLTGSAA from the coding sequence ATGACCAGCGACTCGATCCAGCAGGACGTCTTCACCGTGTTGCACGGTCAGGCGTCGCCGATCGTGAGCCGCTGGGCGTACCGCGCGTCGGACCCGTTCGCGATCTCGTTCTCGGTGCGCCGTTCGACCGACCGGTGGATCGAGTGGCTGGTCGCCCGCGACCTCGTGATCGAGGGCCTGACCACGCCCACCGGTATCGGCGACATCCGGATGGCACCGCGCCGCGTCGACGGCTACGACGTCGTGGAGATCGAGATCCGGTCCGACGGCGGCTCCGCGGTCCTCGAGGTCGACCGTGACCTGCTGGCCCAGTTCGTCGACGCGACGCTGGAGATCGTCGATCTCGGCGAGGAGAACGACCACCTGGACATCGACACGGCCATCGCGCGCCTCACCGGCAGCGCGGCCTGA
- a CDS encoding DUF5709 domain-containing protein, whose product MAAGDENEFQPEAPDMASAMQLDTDEALTGPSGADPLDSGYIPPDRPYGVDDNAVTPAGEREGETLDERLAKEVPDELPADAGDRSGRLVNATDSPAGEPAVDGAASEVGIDGGAASAEEAAVHDADVGIEPVTDDSPAGDPEVSAQLDEDADRADEAAADAEWDADTDPEWAEQR is encoded by the coding sequence ATGGCCGCAGGCGACGAGAACGAGTTCCAGCCCGAGGCGCCCGACATGGCGTCGGCGATGCAGCTGGACACCGACGAGGCGCTGACCGGCCCCTCGGGGGCCGACCCGCTCGACTCCGGTTACATCCCGCCGGACCGGCCGTACGGCGTCGACGACAACGCCGTGACCCCGGCGGGCGAGCGCGAGGGCGAGACCCTCGACGAGCGGCTGGCCAAGGAGGTCCCCGACGAGCTGCCCGCCGACGCGGGCGACCGGTCCGGGCGGCTGGTGAACGCCACCGACTCGCCGGCCGGGGAACCCGCCGTCGACGGGGCGGCGTCCGAGGTCGGGATCGACGGCGGCGCGGCCAGTGCCGAGGAGGCGGCCGTCCACGACGCCGACGTGGGAATCGAGCCGGTCACCGACGACAGCCCGGCCGGGGACCCCGAGGTCAGCGCCCAGCTGGACGAGGACGCCGACCGGGCCGACGAGGCCGCCGCGGACGCCGAGTGGGACGCCGACACCGACCCCGAGTGGGCCGAGCAGCGCTGA
- a CDS encoding TetR/AcrR family transcriptional regulator, with amino-acid sequence MTAAPSARSGEATRRALLAAAADLFTEHGYDRTSVRAIAERAGVNQALLFRHFGSKDALYARVAAERALAVLSDGPPEELLERTLRSILDRGSGPEHDVFGSLVRSAGTSEAAAAVRVELAGAFTAAFAAQATGAADEREAALRAELLLTWLLGLSLAHPLLPDGAIGTADPDAVMDHVTRTASALLTGSVTR; translated from the coding sequence GTGACCGCCGCCCCCTCCGCCCGCTCCGGCGAGGCCACCCGGCGCGCGTTGCTCGCCGCGGCCGCGGACCTGTTCACCGAGCACGGCTACGACCGGACGTCGGTGCGGGCCATCGCCGAGCGGGCCGGGGTGAACCAGGCGCTGCTGTTCCGCCACTTCGGCAGCAAGGACGCGCTCTACGCCCGGGTCGCCGCCGAACGCGCCCTGGCCGTCCTGAGCGACGGACCGCCCGAGGAGCTGCTCGAACGGACCCTGCGCTCGATCCTCGACCGCGGCTCCGGGCCCGAGCACGACGTCTTCGGTTCCCTGGTCAGGTCCGCCGGAACCTCGGAGGCCGCGGCCGCGGTCCGGGTCGAGCTCGCGGGTGCCTTCACCGCGGCGTTCGCCGCGCAGGCCACCGGCGCCGCCGACGAGCGGGAGGCGGCGCTGCGGGCCGAGCTGCTGCTGACCTGGCTGCTCGGCCTGAGCCTCGCGCACCCGCTGCTGCCCGACGGCGCGATCGGGACCGCCGACCCGGACGCCGTCATGGACCACGTCACCCGGACCGCGTCGGCGCTGCTGACCGGCTCCGTCACCCGGTGA